One Triticum dicoccoides isolate Atlit2015 ecotype Zavitan chromosome 5B, WEW_v2.0, whole genome shotgun sequence genomic window carries:
- the LOC119310458 gene encoding 7-deoxyloganetin glucosyltransferase-like: MATVAAAGSVEKRHAVFFPFPAQGHVKPALQLAKLLHRCHGFRVTFVHTEHNRRRLLRSRGPGALDGVPGFRFAAVPDGLPPSEADSSQDMGALLSTTEALVPPFRSLVSGLLPPASCIISDVEHVLYASKEMGLPCVTFWTSSAFAFMACQQCQRLVDMGIVPLKEAEQLSNGYLDDTVLDWVPGMPKDIRLRDFPSLIRTTDPDDAMLNMLLRSMACHRTTPSAVIFHTFDEIDREAMAAMSTILPPIYAVGPLPLLLDQVAGDGSDSAVDTLESNLSRENNACLEWLNGKGPNSVLYVSFGSVATLTSDQLLEFAWGLASSKMDFLWVIRNDQVNNGDDPAAAAVLPPEFLEETKARSHVTSWCPQEAVLRHEATGAFLTHCGWNSVLESIGAGVPMLCWPFGADQYTNARYVCSEWRVGKEIGGGDVKRDEVEAAIREVMGGGDKGKEMKRMAMEWKEKAAAAALPGGPSWVDLEKVVDEVLAVHPSKISDTEL, from the exons ATGGCGACCGTGGCAGCTGCAGGATCGGTGGAGAAGCGTCACGCCGTGTTCTTCCCTTTCCCGGCGCAGGGCCACGTCAAGCCggcgctccagctggccaagctccTCCACCGTTGCCATGGCTTCCGGGTCACCTTCGTCCACACGGAGCacaaccgccgccgcctcctccgctcgCGCGGCCCCGGCGCGCTGGACGGGGTCCCCGGGTTCCGCTTCGCCGCCGTCCCGGACGGCCTGCCCCCGTCCGAGGCGGACTCGTCGCAGGACATGGGTGCCCTGCTGTCCACCACGGAGGCCCTGGTCCCGCCCTTCCGGAGCCTCGTCTCCGGCCTCCTCCCGCCGGCGTCCTGCATCATCTCCGACGTCGAGCACGTCTTGTACGCGTCCAAGGAGATGGGTCTTCCCTGCGTCACCTTCTGGACATCGAGCGCGTTCGCCTTCATGGCTTGCCAGCAGTGCCAGCGGCTTGTCGACATGGGCATTGTCCCCCTCAAAG AGGCTGAGCAGCTAAGTAATGGATACCTGGACGACACGGTCCTGGACTGGGTGCCGGGGATGCCCAAAGACATCCGCCTCAGAGACTTCCCGAGCTTAATCCGCACCACGGACCCCGACGACGCCATGCTCAACATGCTCTTGCGCTCAATGGCGTGCCACAGGACCACTCCGTCCGCCGTTATCTTCCACACCTTCGACGAGATCGATCGCGAGGCCATGGCCGCCATGTCCACCATCCTGCCGCCGATCTACGCCGTCGGGCCATTGCCGCTCCTCCTCGATCAAGTCGCTGGCGACGGCAGTGATAGTGCGGTTGACACGCTGGAATCAAACCTGTCCAGGGAGAACAACGCCTGCCTAGAGTGGCTGAATGGCAAGGGGCCAAACTCGGTGCTCTACGTGAGCTTCGGGAGCGTAGCAACGCTGACGAGCGACCAGCTGCTGGAGTTCGCGTGGGGTCTGGCCAGCAGCAAAATGGACTTCCTGTGGGTGATCAGAAACGATCAAGTGAACAACGGTGACgaccccgctgccgccgccgtgcTGCCACCGGAGTTCCTGGAGGAGACGAAGGCGAGGAGCCACGTGACGAGCTGGTGCCCGCAGGAAGCGGTGCTCCGGCACGAGGCGACGGGCGCGTTCCTGACGCACTGCGGGTGGAACTCCGTCCTGGAGAGCATCGGCGCCGGGGTGCCGATGCTGTGCTGGCCCTTCGGCGCCGACCAGTACACGAACGCGAGGTACGTTTGCTCCGAGTGGCGCGTCGGCAAGGAGATCGGCGGCGGCGATGTCAAGAGGGACGAGGTGGAGGCGGCCATCCGGGAGGTGATGGGAGGAGGGGACAAGGGAAAAGAGATGAAGAGAATGGCCATGGaatggaaagagaaggctgccgcgGCTGCACTGCCAGGTGGGCCCTCTTGGGTGGATCTGGAGAAGGTGGTCGATGAGGTGCTTGCTGTGCATCCTAGCAAGATTAGTGATACGGAGTTATGA